The genomic DNA AGATGATCCGGGAGCTTGCACACAGGATAGCGGTTGAGAAGATAGTTCCTGTTCGCGAGCATTACGACCACACAGGCGATTTTCCATGGGAAATTGTAGAGGAGATAAAAAACTCCGACCTTTTCGGCGTTTTTATCCCTGAGGAATTCGGTGGATTTGGTGGAGGAATCACCGAAATGGCGATCGTTACAGAGGAGCTTTCAGCCGCGTGTGGCGGAATTGCATTGGCTTTTGCTGCTTCCGGCCTAGGGGCCATGCCGATTTTGCTTTTTGGTTCGGATGAACAAAAAGCAAAATATCTTCCGCAGATAGCCATCGGTGAAAAATTAACTGCATTTGCACTTACCGAACCAAATGCCGGTTCAGATGCTGGAGGAATTCGAACTACAGCTAGGCGCGATGGCGATTATTATATTCTCGATGGAACAAAGCAGTGGATCACAAATGGCGGAGAAGCCAAGATATATACCATTATTGCTCTCACCGATCCTAAACGGGGAGCGCGTGGTGCATCTGCATTTATTGTAGAGGATGGAACAGAGGGTTTTTCCTACGGGAAAAAAGAGGATAAGATGGGCATACGCGCCAGTGCAACAAGGGAGCTTATTTTTCAGGAATGCAGGATTCCGGTGGAGAATCTAATCATGCGGGAGGGTATGGGTTTCATGGTGGCAATGGAAACGCTCGATAAGTCGCGCCCCGGGGTTGCTTCACAGGCCATTGGAATAGCTCGCGGCGCACTCGAAGCAGCTATCGATTATGCTAGAGGGCGCGAGCAGTTTGGGAAACCGGTTATAGCAAATCAAGGATTGCAATGGATGCTTGCTGACATGGCTACAAAGGTTGAATCGGCAAGGTCTTTTATTTACGATGTTGCCGCGCGCATAGACCGCGGAGAAAAGAAAATTTCTAAGCTGTCTGCGATGGTAAAACTCTATGCCGCCGATGTAGCTATGTCGGTCACGACCGATGCTGTGCAGATTTTCGGTGGATATGGTTACATGCGCGAATATCCTGTTGAGAAGATGATGCGAGATGCTAAAATCACACAGATATATGAGGGCACAAACCAGATTCAACGCGATGTTATTGGAAAAGCCTTGATAAAAGAGGCTGCAAAGAAGCGTTAAATAAGGTTTCTATATTATACCACTTCCTGACTAATCCTCTCATTTATTCATTCTACATGTAACATAGGTCAAGTTATGATGCTTCGATATCTCACTTAACTGAGACATCTAGGCTTTTTTCTTTGTATCGAACGAATATTATCTCGTAATTTTATCGTCTTGCTACACCTTTGTTTTGCAATATTCCTCCATCATTAATTCAAAATAATGAGTTTTATTTCTCGTATATTTTTGCGGTAAAATTGTTCTTGCCTTTGACAGTTCGGTAGTATATAATAAATGGCTTTAGACTATTCTTTTCGATTTCGATTTTCATTTACAAAGGTAATAAATTTATGAAAGGGGTAAAAATGCCTAGTTGTGGATGGCGTTATAGCAGAAGAGCCCTCGCAATGCAATCGAGTATCATACGAGAGACCTTGAAGATCGCTAAAAAGCCCGGAGTTATAAGCTTTGGAGGCGGTCTTCCGGCCCCAGAACTTTTTCCTGTGGACGAACTTCTCGAAGCGTGCAAGAAAGTGCTTACAGAAAGACCTGATGAAGCACTTCAATATGGGACTACTGAGGGTTATCCTCCGCTCAGAGAGCTTATTGCTGAAAGAATGAATAAGCTTGGAGTTTCTTGTGAGGCTGATAGAATACTTATCACCGGCGGAAGCCAGCAAGGTCTTCATGTGCTTGGAAGTGCTTTTTTAGATGAAGGCGATTATGTTGTTACTGCACGGCCGACATATCTTGGTGCGATTCAAGCATTCAATTCTTACAGTCCTCGCTATGTTACACTCGATTCTGACAACAATGGAATGAAAGTCGATGGACTGAGAGAGATTATCGAGGGGAAAAAGCCCAAGATGATCTATCTTGTGCCAACTTTTCAGAACCCCGATGGAAGGACTATCCCTAAGGAGAGGCGTCAAGTGATCCTCGAATTAGCGGACAAATACCAGATACCAGTTATCGAAGATGATCCTTATAGCGAGTTATATTTTGAAGAGGTTGTTCCAGAGCACATGATCTCCATGTCGCCTAATAATGTTATTATGCTTGGAACCTTCAGTAAATTGCTTGCGCCCGGCTTGAGGGTTGCATGGCTTATAGCTCCCAAGGAGGATTGTTATGATCGTTGCGTCCGAATGAAACAGGGCGCCGACCTTCATACAAATACTTTAGCCCAGCATATTATATATGAGTTTATGAAGACGGGTGCATTGGATAGACATGTTCTAAAAATTCGTGAGGCGTATGCCAAAAGACGTGATGTGATGGTTGAAGCTATGAAAAAATACTTCCCTGAAAATATCTCGTTCACCGAGCCAAAGGGAGGGCTTTTTCTTTGGGTGACGTTGCCCGAGAAGATAAACACAGCAGAGCTTATATCTAAAGCAGTTGAGAAACTTGTAGCCTATATTCCCGGGACGGCTTTTTATCCTAACGGCGGTGGAGAAAATGCGATGCGTCTTAATTTCAGTAAATCGAATGAGGAAGAGATCGAAATCGGAATTAAGCGTTTGAGTGAGCTTTTTAAGGAAGCTCTTAGCGCTTAAGCCTCTTGGTCTCAATTCTTATATCGAGAAACATATTGACATTGCAAGCATTAGCTTATATTTTTAAGAGTGTGGTTGCGTTTCAGTTTTAATGAAAGGAACATCATGGAAAAACGCAGTGTTGAGAATTTCATTACGGGCTTTTTTCTTGGGGGAGTCATTGGAGCGGGAATAGCTCTGTTATTCGCTCCTGCATCGGGCTCCGAAACACGCGAGCAGATTTCCAAACAAGTAAATCGTATCCTCGAAGAGGGCAAAGAGGGTTCGGAATATGTGAAGAAACTCGTTCAAGACGAAATATCGAATGCTAAAGGTAAAACCGAAGCTGTTAAAGACGCCGTTGAAAAGGGTGTATCGGAATTCAAAAAGCATAATTGATATGCCTTATTCTGTCTCAATAGCTATTTGGGTTGTCGTTGTTGTATTTGCGGCAATAGCGTTTTTCTTCATAAGATTCCTAAGCCAAATTACCAAAGTAGGGCATGAGAGTGAAACGGCATTAAAAACAATTAATGCCAAGCTTCCTCCGCTTATTGACCGTGCTGATCAAATTATGAATAAAGCCGATTTAACCGTCGATAGAGTAAATTCTACTTTGGATCAAATTGAGGTGCCGCTGCAATATGCCAAGATGCTTGGACAAATCGTTAGCGAGTCTAAATCGAATATTTCAGCGAAATTTGGAAGAAGCCTCATGGCTCTTCTCGCGGGTATAAAAGCAGGAAAGGCCATAGTGTCTAGCCTACGAAGCCATTTCTCACGCGGGAAAACCGATGATTCTCTCGAACAAGAATAACGATATTAAGAAAATAGCTATCGTTTGTGGGGGAACAACTTCGGAGCGCGAGGTTTCGCTCAATAGTAGTTCATCGATTAAGGCCGCACTCGATACTATAGGATATGAAGCAGTCCTTCTCGATTGGCCGGAGAGTTCTGTTGTCGATAATTCCGACGAATTGAAAAAATTCGATCTGGTTTTTATTGGCTATCATGGAGGTCCAGGAGAAAGCGGTCTAATTCAAGCAACGCTCGAATTAGCCGGTATTCCATATACTGGCAGTGCTGCTTTGGCTTGTGGTATTTCGATGGACAAAATATATTCTAAGCGCATCTTTGACCAGATGGAAATACCTACGCCGAGATGGTTTGCTTGGGAAGAAAAGAAAGCACCATCGGCAAAGGTTGTTTTGAATTCTTCCAGATTGGTTTTTCCAATTGTAGTTAAAACGCCAAATCAAGGTTCTACAATAGGCATTACAATAGCTAAAAATAGTTCTGAACTCGATGTTGGTATTCAAGCTGCGTTGGCTTATGAGCATAGGATATTGTTTGAAGAGTACATTCCTGGGAGGGAAGTTACTTCGGCAATTCTTGAGGGTGAACAGCTTCCGGTAGTCGAGATAATTCCCAAAGACGGCTTTTACGATTATAAACACAAATACACCTCTGGTGCTAGCGAGTATGTTTGTCCGGCAGATATTTCGGACGAAATAGCGAAGCGGATAACAGATATCGGGAATCGAGCCTTCAAGGCGCTGGATTTACGCCATTATGGGCGTGTCGATTTTCGTTTAGATGGAGATATGCCTTATTGTTTG from bacterium includes the following:
- a CDS encoding YtxH domain-containing protein; translated protein: MEKRSVENFITGFFLGGVIGAGIALLFAPASGSETREQISKQVNRILEEGKEGSEYVKKLVQDEISNAKGKTEAVKDAVEKGVSEFKKHN
- a CDS encoding PLP-dependent aminotransferase family protein, translating into MPSCGWRYSRRALAMQSSIIRETLKIAKKPGVISFGGGLPAPELFPVDELLEACKKVLTERPDEALQYGTTEGYPPLRELIAERMNKLGVSCEADRILITGGSQQGLHVLGSAFLDEGDYVVTARPTYLGAIQAFNSYSPRYVTLDSDNNGMKVDGLREIIEGKKPKMIYLVPTFQNPDGRTIPKERRQVILELADKYQIPVIEDDPYSELYFEEVVPEHMISMSPNNVIMLGTFSKLLAPGLRVAWLIAPKEDCYDRCVRMKQGADLHTNTLAQHIIYEFMKTGALDRHVLKIREAYAKRRDVMVEAMKKYFPENISFTEPKGGLFLWVTLPEKINTAELISKAVEKLVAYIPGTAFYPNGGGENAMRLNFSKSNEEEIEIGIKRLSELFKEALSA
- a CDS encoding D-alanine--D-alanine ligase, giving the protein MILSNKNNDIKKIAIVCGGTTSEREVSLNSSSSIKAALDTIGYEAVLLDWPESSVVDNSDELKKFDLVFIGYHGGPGESGLIQATLELAGIPYTGSAALACGISMDKIYSKRIFDQMEIPTPRWFAWEEKKAPSAKVVLNSSRLVFPIVVKTPNQGSTIGITIAKNSSELDVGIQAALAYEHRILFEEYIPGREVTSAILEGEQLPVVEIIPKDGFYDYKHKYTSGASEYVCPADISDEIAKRITDIGNRAFKALDLRHYGRVDFRLDGDMPYCLEVNSLPGMTSFSLVPKAAASVGITFTELLNRIINMAVG
- a CDS encoding acyl-CoA dehydrogenase family protein — its product is MPYFTEEQEMIRELAHRIAVEKIVPVREHYDHTGDFPWEIVEEIKNSDLFGVFIPEEFGGFGGGITEMAIVTEELSAACGGIALAFAASGLGAMPILLFGSDEQKAKYLPQIAIGEKLTAFALTEPNAGSDAGGIRTTARRDGDYYILDGTKQWITNGGEAKIYTIIALTDPKRGARGASAFIVEDGTEGFSYGKKEDKMGIRASATRELIFQECRIPVENLIMREGMGFMVAMETLDKSRPGVASQAIGIARGALEAAIDYARGREQFGKPVIANQGLQWMLADMATKVESARSFIYDVAARIDRGEKKISKLSAMVKLYAADVAMSVTTDAVQIFGGYGYMREYPVEKMMRDAKITQIYEGTNQIQRDVIGKALIKEAAKKR
- a CDS encoding DUF948 domain-containing protein, producing MPYSVSIAIWVVVVVFAAIAFFFIRFLSQITKVGHESETALKTINAKLPPLIDRADQIMNKADLTVDRVNSTLDQIEVPLQYAKMLGQIVSESKSNISAKFGRSLMALLAGIKAGKAIVSSLRSHFSRGKTDDSLEQE